In one Candidatus Nitronereus thalassa genomic region, the following are encoded:
- a CDS encoding AAA family ATPase: MAKIIAIANQKGGVGKTTTSVNLAAALAISKKSVLLIDLDPQANATSGLGVEDKNLAIYDCLIKKTPTKEAIVETLVTGLHLLPSGSDLVGAEIELAEVSGREHTLKNVVGEISNQYDFILLDCPPALGLLTVNALAAANSVLIPVQCEYYAMEGLGRLIQNIDRVRNSFNPQLELEGILLTMWDARLTLSKQVSEEVRKFFGQKVYQTMIPRNVALAEAPSYGRPGLLYNASSSGSKAYMDMSKELLVNGEEGLR, from the coding sequence ATGGCTAAGATTATCGCCATAGCGAACCAAAAGGGAGGAGTTGGGAAAACAACTACCTCAGTAAATCTAGCTGCGGCTTTGGCGATTTCGAAGAAATCAGTATTACTCATAGACCTCGATCCTCAGGCCAATGCCACAAGTGGTCTTGGTGTTGAAGATAAAAATCTTGCCATTTACGATTGTTTGATTAAAAAAACCCCGACGAAAGAAGCCATTGTAGAAACATTAGTCACAGGTTTGCACCTGCTCCCCTCAGGATCTGACCTCGTCGGTGCAGAAATTGAATTAGCAGAAGTTTCTGGGAGAGAGCATACCCTAAAAAATGTTGTTGGTGAAATCAGTAATCAGTATGATTTCATCCTACTTGATTGCCCGCCAGCCCTAGGTCTGTTGACCGTCAATGCCTTAGCCGCAGCGAATTCAGTACTCATTCCTGTGCAATGCGAGTATTATGCGATGGAAGGATTAGGCCGGCTTATTCAAAATATTGATCGTGTGCGAAATTCCTTTAATCCCCAGTTGGAGCTAGAGGGAATTTTGTTAACCATGTGGGACGCTAGATTAACCCTTTCCAAACAGGTTTCTGAGGAAGTCAGAAAGTTTTTTGGACAAAAAGTTTATCAAACCATGATTCCAAGAAATGTGGCATTGGCTGAGGCACCAAGTTACGGTAGGCCTGGTCTATTGTACAATGCGTCGTCCTCTGGTTCGAAAGCCTATATGGATATGTCTAAGGAGCTGTTAGTAAATGGAGAAGAAGGCCTTAGGTAA
- a CDS encoding ParB/RepB/Spo0J family partition protein — translation MEKKALGKGLGALLPSHEQGVSGSDQVLQKVSVTQIFPNQFQPRKKFSQEALESLAESIRQNGILQPLLVRRKGDGIFELIAGERRFRAAKLANLSTVPVIVRNSKDDESTILALVENIQRQDLNPMEEARAFTQLIEEFGLTQEMVAEQVGRERSSVANILRLVSLPTEIQQLIESEQLTLGHAKVILGLGDAKTKIYMASKIVRDQLSVRDVERMIKKDQAGLKKNARAKGPAGSQQRFPNVQEQLRKHLGTKVVIHPKKRGGELTVAYYSDEDLTRIVDVILS, via the coding sequence ATGGAGAAGAAGGCCTTAGGTAAAGGGCTTGGCGCGTTATTGCCTAGCCATGAACAGGGTGTTTCCGGGTCAGATCAGGTTTTACAGAAAGTTTCTGTTACCCAAATTTTCCCAAATCAGTTTCAGCCAAGAAAAAAGTTTTCTCAAGAAGCACTAGAAAGCTTAGCCGAATCAATCAGGCAAAATGGAATTCTTCAGCCATTGTTGGTGCGAAGAAAGGGTGACGGAATTTTCGAACTCATTGCAGGAGAAAGGCGATTTCGGGCGGCTAAATTAGCCAACCTGTCTACAGTGCCAGTCATTGTTCGTAATTCCAAGGATGATGAATCTACGATATTGGCCCTAGTTGAAAATATCCAACGTCAAGATTTGAACCCTATGGAAGAAGCCAGGGCCTTTACTCAACTCATTGAGGAATTTGGTTTGACACAGGAAATGGTTGCCGAGCAAGTAGGGCGTGAGCGGTCCTCGGTTGCTAATATATTAAGGCTAGTATCATTACCTACGGAAATACAACAGTTAATTGAATCAGAACAATTAACGCTGGGCCACGCAAAGGTCATTTTGGGCCTGGGAGATGCGAAAACGAAAATTTATATGGCCTCTAAAATTGTTCGTGACCAACTTTCTGTTCGTGATGTCGAGCGAATGATCAAGAAAGATCAAGCCGGTTTGAAAAAAAACGCTAGGGCAAAGGGGCCCGCGGGTTCTCAACAACGCTTTCCTAATGTGCAAGAGCAGCTCCGCAAACATCTTGGAACCAAAGTTGTCATTCATCCCAAGAAGCGCGGAGGAGAGTTGACAGTGGCCTACTATTCGGACGAGGATCTTACTCGAATTGTGGACGTGATTTTATCCTGA
- a CDS encoding polymer-forming cytoskeletal protein: protein MFGRNSDAENSSGTSGGSSSSESRRGQTGHEGVLNQSHDVSAFVGEGVEFKGVINYQGTVRIDGQLEGEIHTEGVLIVGQGAVIDAKVEAGTIICQGRIVGDILARDKIQLMSPAVLNGSLKTPSLSMEEGVLFNGTCEMGPVGKKSSSYSSDSLKAV from the coding sequence ATGTTTGGAAGGAATAGTGATGCTGAAAATAGTTCTGGAACATCTGGAGGGTCTTCTTCCTCCGAATCTCGGCGAGGGCAAACGGGTCATGAAGGGGTGTTGAACCAAAGCCATGACGTGAGTGCATTTGTCGGGGAGGGCGTCGAATTTAAAGGAGTGATTAATTATCAGGGAACCGTTCGTATTGATGGGCAATTAGAAGGAGAGATCCACACGGAAGGTGTCCTCATCGTTGGCCAGGGCGCCGTCATTGATGCCAAGGTGGAAGCCGGCACCATTATCTGCCAAGGACGGATCGTCGGCGATATTTTAGCAAGAGATAAAATTCAACTGATGTCCCCTGCCGTTCTTAATGGCTCTTTGAAAACTCCTTCCTTGTCAATGGAAGAAGGGGTCTTGTTCAACGGAACATGTGAAATGGGGCCTGTCGGAAAGAAGAGTTCAAGCTATAGCAGCGATAGCTTGAAAGCGGTGTGA